A region of the Rhizobium binae genome:
CCGTTTCCAGCGCCGCCCGCTTTTCGCGGTTGCTCGGGGCGTTTTCGCTGGTTCTGGCGCTGGCGGTGCTGATCGCCCATCGCTTCGGCGGGCTGGCCACCCCCTATCTCGTGCTGCTCTTGATCGTCGCCGCCGGCTGCGCGCTGCTCGCCGCGCTGCTCGCCGCCATCGGTCTGCGCAGTCTCTGGGTATCGGGCGCCGAAGGCGGGCTTGCCGCACTCGCGGCGCTGATCTACGCCGCCTTTCCGCTCGGCATCGGCGCCTTTGCCGCCGAGCGGTATCTGACGCTGCCCGATATCTACGACGTCTCCACCGATCCGGTCGCAGCCCCCGACTGGCTGTCGATCCCGAAGGCCGACCAGATCTGGCTGAAGCGCAATCTCGTCACCCCGGAGGACCGCGAAAAGCAGATATCAGCCTATCCCGAGCTCAGCGGCCGGCGCTATGAAGGCGCCCTCGACCGCGTGCTGGAGGCGGTGCGCAAGGTCGCCAAGCAGAGCGGCTTCACCATTGTGAAGAGCAGCGGCACCGGCGAAGCCGATGGCGGTCTCGAGGACCGGCCGGCCAATTCCGCCTCCGGCGACGACGCCGTGACCGACGCGCCCGGCCTCATCCCCGTGCCGACGCCGCGCCCCTATGACGACGACGTCGCCAAGCTGATCCGCGGCGCCAATGGCGTGACGCTGCAGGCGACCACCCGCACGCTGATCCTCGGCCTGCGCTTCGATATGCTGATCCGCCTGCGCGAAGAGGCCGAGACCACCTTCGTCGACATCCGCGTCGCCTCCCG
Encoded here:
- a CDS encoding DUF1499 domain-containing protein, with the translated sequence MAIRYDRPVSSAARFSRLLGAFSLVLALAVLIAHRFGGLATPYLVLLLIVAAGCALLAALLAAIGLRSLWVSGAEGGLAALAALIYAAFPLGIGAFAAERYLTLPDIYDVSTDPVAAPDWLSIPKADQIWLKRNLVTPEDREKQISAYPELSGRRYEGALDRVLEAVRKVAKQSGFTIVKSSGTGEADGGLEDRPANSASGDDAVTDAPGLIPVPTPRPYDDDVAKLIRGANGVTLQATTRTLILGLRFDMLIRLREEAETTFVDIRVASRYGQHDLGFSAEVAGDYLKALDAELLGIAGG